A single region of the Pirellulales bacterium genome encodes:
- a CDS encoding c-type cytochrome, whose protein sequence is MPFRRLRSLFVLAIFCTAASSLRAETPLSSDAPLPASQLYARDNLWAWCIVPFDAKRRGPEERAAMLEKLGLKHLAYDYRAEHIPTFDEEVAALKRYGVSLDAWWFPTELNDEARLILDVCRRHDIHPQLWITGGGAPTQTLAEQQERVRAEAARIRPIAEAAAPLGCQVGLYNHGAWFGEPENQIAIIRELGLPNVGIVYNLHHGHAHLDRLPDLLELMRPYLLAVNLNGMTRDGDQRGLKIMPLATGDLDLQLLEIIRASGYRGPIGILNHTEEDAEGRLQDNLAGLDWLVPQLEGQPAGPRPVYRTYRSQLDAFETAEGFLAEGRESYRQLPLTIECRATLRSKQGFNILLACDTKSSAAHWELFTLPGSGHLTAYMPGATPDHLHSEVDVCDGQPHNLVLVLEAGHTKLLVDGRVVAEGGAARKAESSAPQGLALGRLLEGKFGCEGTIDWARISRGLVAPRTTAEAPPLDDETVALWKRDTKDAERMLDLASPANHAQRAMIVATPTSHLMPTIGSHVTPSNPKLKSTLIDRSPDQVYMALRCDSAGRLFVGGREGVFVFEPNGQGGFLPRQELYRFPHDSIIIGLELRGDDLYVMTSAALYVLPEGRVRREGLQPRRLLWGLPLDLHVSFHCLAFGPQGDLYLDHGDPLLGYGDWKRPDAWGHWTLYPRPGGTKVPYNGAGAVWRLKPDGTDLRYVAGGLRGPVGLAFDPHWNLFTNDNDHESQADRYAPARLLHVTPEIDFAWPRGWMASKSPERADLVEPMLDSLGRGVPCDMAWYDEPRLSAALRQRLLLCRWESFDVTAYETLPRGASFAAQGSPLLHTDENARPTGIAVGPDGRIFVSSSYLAGNVASPYCVSEISVIDLAESSFASADVYYDETKLPPAALWEELASLSWFHRHTAHQEILRRGGELLVEAATRLSDAHADDRSLEHLIWLAAAGKGSGAEPALRAIASDARHPQRSAALRALAEFSPNLETYECFVAALENGAPAQQLAALDGLFPADYPLPLNLVARLAGSADDYLRQTAARLLSQRAELDELQSFVQASDPAQRLAGTLAAGMRLTVPARDGVPPESLPLFYKEENTFFKTKLPFADAAEPVDLRALGRLGSYTTAEAWHATPHTPLQEALFALLRAALEDETPRVQAQAAYYLSLLRDERVEPLIEVARREALTKEVATRPVQQIDKLWAVGPFDDDAEATAAHPPETQSIDLSANYDLGHNTMTWREESTQEHQFAWAMSSQAPSSTYAHFRLQSGTRQPAVLKVATSAPHLRVWFNGSLVHDGPVPEPSPAVVIVDAQPGSNDVLIRLMDDGTRPTCEFSASVQARDEISVAHADRLDASVLAERLRSAASSSGETIPAEFATIDWSPEVSQGDAERGRALFGTLGCTKCHAVSNTQAGGGAPSLADAKRRFTIPHLVESVLLPSRQIAAPFRGTTIATTAGEVLSGLVVGEAGEQVTLLLPDGTRRAISVSEIDQREPAALSPMPSGLIKTPGELRDLLRYLLLDQPTPP, encoded by the coding sequence ATGCCATTCCGCCGTTTGCGCTCGCTCTTCGTGCTGGCGATCTTCTGTACCGCCGCGTCCTCGCTGAGGGCCGAAACGCCCCTCTCGTCCGACGCGCCACTGCCGGCCTCGCAGCTTTATGCCCGCGATAATCTTTGGGCCTGGTGCATTGTTCCCTTCGATGCCAAGCGGCGTGGGCCGGAAGAACGAGCGGCCATGCTCGAAAAGCTCGGCCTCAAGCATCTCGCCTACGATTACCGCGCCGAACACATTCCCACCTTCGATGAGGAAGTCGCCGCGCTCAAGCGATACGGCGTCTCGCTCGACGCGTGGTGGTTTCCCACCGAGTTGAACGACGAGGCGCGCTTGATCCTCGACGTGTGCCGCCGGCACGACATCCATCCACAACTCTGGATCACCGGCGGCGGGGCCCCCACCCAAACGCTCGCCGAACAGCAAGAACGAGTTCGCGCCGAGGCCGCACGGATTCGCCCCATCGCCGAGGCCGCGGCCCCCCTCGGCTGCCAGGTGGGGCTCTACAACCACGGAGCCTGGTTCGGCGAACCCGAGAATCAGATCGCCATCATCCGCGAGTTGGGCTTGCCCAACGTCGGGATCGTCTACAATCTGCACCACGGACATGCGCACCTCGACCGCTTGCCCGACCTGCTCGAGTTGATGCGGCCGTATCTGCTGGCGGTGAATCTTAACGGCATGACCCGCGACGGCGATCAACGGGGCTTGAAGATCATGCCGTTGGCCACGGGAGATCTCGATCTCCAACTTCTCGAAATCATTCGCGCGAGCGGTTACCGTGGGCCTATCGGCATACTCAACCACACCGAGGAAGACGCCGAAGGTCGTCTGCAGGACAACCTGGCTGGCCTCGACTGGCTGGTACCGCAGCTCGAGGGTCAGCCCGCCGGTCCACGACCGGTCTATCGCACGTATCGGAGCCAACTCGACGCATTCGAGACCGCCGAAGGCTTTCTCGCCGAAGGGCGCGAGTCGTATCGCCAGCTTCCCCTGACGATCGAGTGCCGCGCGACGCTGCGCTCGAAACAGGGCTTCAACATTCTGCTGGCCTGCGACACGAAGTCTTCGGCGGCGCACTGGGAACTCTTCACGCTGCCCGGCAGCGGCCACCTCACCGCGTACATGCCCGGTGCGACTCCCGACCACCTGCATAGCGAAGTCGATGTATGCGATGGCCAGCCGCACAACCTCGTGCTGGTGCTCGAAGCGGGGCATACGAAACTGCTGGTCGACGGCCGCGTCGTGGCAGAAGGGGGGGCAGCGCGCAAGGCCGAATCTTCCGCGCCGCAGGGTCTCGCCCTGGGCAGGCTGCTCGAGGGAAAGTTTGGCTGCGAGGGCACAATCGACTGGGCGCGTATCTCGCGCGGGCTGGTTGCACCCCGCACGACTGCCGAGGCGCCTCCCCTCGACGACGAGACCGTGGCCCTTTGGAAACGCGACACGAAGGATGCCGAGCGAATGCTCGACCTTGCATCGCCGGCCAACCATGCCCAACGGGCGATGATCGTCGCCACACCGACGAGCCACTTGATGCCCACCATCGGATCGCATGTCACCCCTAGCAATCCGAAACTGAAATCGACGCTCATCGATCGCTCCCCCGACCAGGTCTACATGGCACTGCGCTGCGATAGCGCCGGCCGCTTGTTCGTCGGCGGACGTGAAGGCGTGTTCGTCTTCGAGCCGAACGGGCAGGGGGGATTCTTGCCGCGGCAAGAGCTGTATCGCTTTCCGCACGATTCGATCATCATCGGTCTCGAGCTGCGCGGCGACGATCTCTACGTCATGACGTCCGCCGCACTTTACGTTTTGCCCGAGGGACGCGTCCGCCGCGAGGGGTTGCAACCGCGCCGCTTGCTATGGGGTTTGCCTCTCGACTTGCACGTCAGCTTTCACTGTCTGGCCTTTGGACCGCAGGGAGATCTCTATCTCGATCACGGCGATCCCTTGCTCGGCTACGGCGATTGGAAACGTCCCGACGCCTGGGGACATTGGACCTTGTATCCTCGGCCCGGCGGGACGAAGGTGCCCTACAACGGGGCAGGGGCCGTTTGGCGTCTCAAGCCCGACGGCACCGACCTGCGCTACGTCGCAGGTGGGCTGCGCGGACCGGTCGGACTCGCGTTCGACCCGCATTGGAATCTGTTCACGAACGACAACGACCACGAGAGCCAAGCCGACCGCTACGCGCCGGCGCGCCTGCTCCACGTCACGCCCGAGATCGACTTTGCCTGGCCGCGCGGCTGGATGGCTTCGAAGAGCCCGGAGCGAGCCGATCTCGTCGAGCCGATGCTCGACTCGCTCGGTCGTGGTGTGCCCTGCGACATGGCGTGGTACGACGAACCGCGATTGTCCGCGGCGCTGCGGCAGCGGCTTCTGCTCTGCCGCTGGGAGAGCTTCGACGTCACTGCGTATGAAACTTTGCCGCGTGGAGCGTCGTTCGCCGCGCAAGGCAGCCCGTTGCTCCACACCGATGAAAACGCCCGGCCGACGGGGATCGCCGTAGGCCCCGACGGCCGCATCTTCGTGTCTTCGTCCTACCTCGCCGGCAACGTTGCTTCGCCCTATTGCGTCAGTGAAATCTCGGTGATCGATCTCGCCGAGTCGTCTTTTGCATCGGCTGACGTCTATTACGACGAAACGAAGTTGCCCCCTGCCGCGTTGTGGGAAGAGCTCGCCAGCCTCTCCTGGTTCCACCGCCACACGGCGCATCAGGAGATCTTGCGCCGCGGAGGCGAGTTGCTGGTCGAGGCCGCCACCCGCTTGAGCGACGCGCACGCCGACGATCGTTCGCTCGAACACCTCATCTGGCTCGCGGCCGCGGGAAAGGGGTCCGGCGCGGAACCGGCCCTGCGCGCCATCGCATCCGATGCGCGTCATCCGCAACGAAGTGCGGCCCTGCGTGCCTTGGCCGAGTTCTCCCCCAACCTGGAAACCTATGAGTGCTTCGTCGCGGCGCTTGAGAACGGCGCACCGGCGCAACAGTTGGCGGCCCTCGATGGCCTCTTTCCTGCTGACTACCCTTTGCCGTTGAACCTGGTGGCCAGGCTTGCCGGAAGTGCGGACGACTATCTACGCCAGACCGCCGCTCGACTACTATCGCAGCGAGCCGAGCTCGATGAGTTGCAATCGTTCGTCCAGGCAAGCGATCCAGCGCAACGACTCGCCGGAACGCTGGCGGCCGGCATGCGTCTGACCGTCCCCGCGCGCGACGGTGTGCCGCCGGAGTCGCTGCCCCTCTTCTACAAAGAGGAGAATACCTTCTTCAAAACGAAGCTCCCCTTTGCCGATGCGGCCGAACCGGTCGATCTCCGCGCGTTGGGGCGTCTGGGCAGCTACACCACGGCCGAAGCCTGGCACGCCACCCCGCACACGCCCTTGCAGGAAGCACTGTTTGCCCTGCTGCGTGCGGCGCTCGAAGACGAGACCCCGCGCGTGCAAGCCCAGGCAGCCTACTACCTGTCGCTGTTGCGCGACGAACGGGTCGAACCGTTGATCGAGGTCGCGCGCCGCGAGGCCTTGACCAAGGAAGTTGCCACACGACCGGTACAACAGATCGACAAGCTCTGGGCCGTGGGGCCTTTCGACGATGATGCGGAGGCTACCGCCGCGCATCCCCCCGAGACGCAGTCCATCGATCTATCAGCGAACTACGATCTCGGCCACAACACCATGACCTGGCGCGAAGAATCGACACAGGAACACCAATTCGCCTGGGCGATGTCATCCCAAGCCCCCAGTTCGACCTATGCCCACTTCCGGCTGCAGAGCGGGACGCGCCAGCCGGCCGTGCTCAAAGTGGCCACCTCGGCACCCCACCTGCGCGTCTGGTTCAACGGCAGCCTGGTTCACGACGGACCCGTGCCAGAGCCGTCCCCCGCGGTCGTGATCGTCGACGCGCAGCCGGGCTCGAACGACGTGCTCATTCGTCTGATGGACGACGGGACGCGACCGACGTGCGAATTCTCGGCCAGCGTCCAGGCGCGCGACGAGATCTCCGTCGCGCATGCCGATCGACTCGATGCCTCCGTGCTCGCCGAACGACTGCGCAGCGCCGCGTCGTCCAGCGGCGAAACGATTCCCGCGGAGTTTGCCACCATCGACTGGTCGCCCGAGGTGTCGCAAGGTGATGCCGAACGCGGCCGCGCCTTGTTCGGCACGCTGGGTTGCACGAAGTGTCACGCGGTCAGCAACACCCAGGCCGGCGGAGGAGCCCCAAGCCTGGCCGACGCCAAGCGCCGTTTCACGATCCCGCATCTGGTCGAATCGGTCTTGTTGCCGAGCCGGCAGATCGCCGCGCCCTTCCGCGGCACCACGATCGCCACCACTGCGGGCGAGGTTCTCTCGGGCCTGGTGGTAGGGGAAGCGGGAGAGCAGGTCACGCTCTTGCTGCCCGACGGAACCCGGCGGGCAATTTCTGTGTCCGAGATCGACCAGCGCGAGCCCGCGGCGTTGTCCCCCATGCCAAGCGGCCTCATCAAAACCCCCGGCGAACTCCGCGATCTGCTCCGCTATCTCCTGTTGGATCAACCGACGCCGCCATGA
- a CDS encoding BBP7 family outer membrane beta-barrel protein → MIGRSKHWMVPAVLWSCSALLGLPAAAQDPYARLARASQMRQQEQQRTGWYRATEYGPPAYESANDARRTSPSPAKHATAHAPRRTSGVSIGSASPAEGSPRRMPGRRPQAIAAQPYNEQDAYYEEDASYERTEFERARPSRVSRTAYDNPTPAPMTEYVYEDGPPGQWEGEYVPAPRGGRGGYEAFDDAYSAIDGTHYRSSYSTRCDGGCCENGCDSCDGCGSCFGPFASFLHGLGEAGAWVHADYLMWWMKGQALPPLVTTSPDETPRADAGVLGEPGTQIVFGNQRYLNEMRAGGRIEFGAYLDDCHTIGIGGGFFGLGEDTATYANASAGEPIIARPFFSTLTNAQDSALTAYSSTESGDIAAGTILASTSNDLINANAFLTKMIYRNCGVRWDALAGYRFTRFDEGLAISEFITVTETGSVVPRGTTFDALDSFDVVNRFNGGDLGLQFERCSGRWAWSGLLKVGLGSMYQEANIWGRTIVTAPGSAPDPREGDLLAMTSNIGSYSRNKFAFVPEARLNLSYLITPNWRVTVGYTFIYWSEVLRAGQLIDSTVNPTLIFPPVQGPQRPTFAWHDSDLWVQGLNFGTELRY, encoded by the coding sequence ATGATTGGGCGTTCGAAGCATTGGATGGTACCGGCGGTCTTGTGGAGCTGCAGTGCCTTGCTCGGCCTGCCGGCCGCGGCACAGGATCCTTACGCGCGCCTGGCTCGAGCGAGCCAGATGCGGCAGCAAGAGCAGCAGCGGACCGGTTGGTATCGCGCGACGGAATACGGGCCGCCGGCCTACGAGTCTGCAAACGACGCTCGTCGGACTTCGCCAAGCCCGGCGAAGCATGCCACGGCGCATGCACCGCGGCGAACTTCCGGTGTCTCGATCGGCTCGGCCTCTCCTGCCGAGGGATCGCCCCGCCGCATGCCCGGGCGGCGCCCGCAAGCCATCGCTGCGCAGCCCTACAACGAGCAAGACGCTTACTACGAAGAAGATGCCTCCTACGAGCGAACCGAATTCGAGCGTGCGCGGCCCTCGCGCGTGTCGCGCACGGCCTACGACAATCCCACGCCGGCCCCCATGACAGAATATGTCTATGAGGACGGTCCCCCCGGCCAGTGGGAAGGTGAATATGTGCCTGCGCCACGCGGCGGTCGGGGCGGATATGAGGCGTTCGATGATGCCTATAGCGCGATTGATGGTACGCACTATCGCTCGTCGTACAGCACGCGTTGCGACGGCGGCTGTTGCGAGAATGGCTGCGATAGTTGCGACGGATGCGGATCCTGCTTCGGGCCGTTCGCCTCGTTCTTGCACGGCCTCGGCGAGGCGGGCGCTTGGGTCCACGCCGACTACCTGATGTGGTGGATGAAGGGGCAGGCGCTGCCCCCCTTGGTCACGACCAGCCCCGACGAGACCCCGCGTGCCGATGCTGGCGTGTTGGGGGAACCGGGGACGCAGATCGTCTTCGGCAATCAACGCTATCTGAACGAGATGCGCGCGGGAGGACGAATCGAGTTCGGCGCGTATCTCGACGATTGCCACACGATCGGCATTGGCGGCGGATTCTTCGGCCTCGGCGAAGACACCGCCACATATGCCAACGCGTCGGCGGGCGAGCCGATCATCGCGCGTCCCTTCTTCAGCACGTTGACGAACGCGCAGGACTCGGCCCTGACAGCCTATTCGAGCACCGAGAGTGGTGACATCGCGGCCGGTACGATTCTGGCCAGCACCTCGAACGATTTGATCAACGCGAATGCGTTTCTCACGAAGATGATCTACCGCAATTGCGGGGTGCGCTGGGACGCCCTGGCCGGTTATCGCTTCACGCGATTTGACGAAGGCCTGGCGATCAGCGAATTCATCACCGTGACGGAGACGGGCTCGGTCGTTCCGCGCGGCACTACCTTCGATGCGCTCGACTCGTTCGACGTCGTCAACCGCTTCAACGGTGGCGATCTGGGTCTGCAATTCGAACGTTGTTCCGGACGCTGGGCCTGGAGTGGCTTGCTCAAGGTCGGCCTTGGCTCCATGTACCAGGAAGCCAACATCTGGGGGCGCACGATCGTGACGGCGCCGGGCAGCGCGCCCGATCCCCGCGAGGGCGACCTCCTGGCCATGACTTCGAACATCGGCTCGTACAGTCGCAACAAGTTCGCTTTTGTACCCGAGGCGCGTCTCAACCTGAGCTATCTGATCACGCCGAATTGGCGCGTGACGGTAGGCTACACGTTCATCTACTGGAGCGAGGTCCTGCGTGCCGGTCAGCTCATCGATTCGACGGTGAATCCGACGCTGATCTTCCCGCCGGTCCAGGGTCCGCAGCGGCCGACATTTGCCTGGCACGACAGCGACCTTTGGGTGCAGGGCCTCAACTTCGGCACCGAGTTGCGTTACTAA
- a CDS encoding trypsin-like peptidase domain-containing protein — MILRRSRGRALWSASLVLLLACATVCGTETVRAQDSLGISEPDLATRDKLYEQLGREVSDLERHAHILKLVVRLVGPTVVHIETEKTDALSTRIGGKRTIEEAGSGVVLRLHDDFYVLTNWHVIRDATLDHVNIRLSDGRVLNPSRVWYDAQTDVAVMSVSAPGLVPARLGNSDDLEIGDFVLAVGSPFGLSHSVTFGIVSAKGRRDLELGSDQVQFQDFIQTDAAINPGNSGGPLINLRGEVVGINTAIASSSGGNEGIGFSIPINMVQQIATQLIDRGSVMRAFLGVHLDRNYGPTAAAKLGLPRPRGALINGITPNSPAEAADLRVGDVILRFNGKWIESDSHLINLVSLTEVNRDIPVLIFRDRQEKTVTVRVGDRSQFEKRSQVVPPAEVNQAETQLSDNQDAEAWDVDSLGLTVIGLDAETAKRLRINHRRHGLVVTWVNPQGPAAGQIKSGEIIDQIGRQPIRAIGDLEAALRSAEVDQPLAVRLSPSTPSTTGSRTVVVQPNFYLGQ; from the coding sequence ATGATCTTGCGGCGCTCTCGTGGTAGGGCCCTCTGGTCGGCCAGCCTGGTGCTGCTTCTGGCGTGCGCGACGGTCTGCGGAACAGAGACCGTCCGCGCGCAAGACAGCCTGGGCATTTCCGAGCCCGATCTGGCCACGCGCGACAAGCTCTACGAACAGCTCGGCCGCGAGGTCTCCGATCTCGAACGTCACGCGCACATCTTGAAGCTGGTCGTGCGGCTGGTCGGTCCGACGGTCGTCCACATCGAGACCGAAAAGACCGACGCTCTCAGCACGCGCATCGGCGGCAAACGCACCATCGAAGAGGCCGGATCCGGGGTCGTGCTCCGCCTGCACGACGACTTCTACGTGCTGACCAACTGGCACGTCATCCGCGACGCCACGCTCGATCACGTGAACATCCGCCTGTCGGACGGGCGCGTGCTGAATCCCAGCCGCGTCTGGTACGACGCGCAAACCGATGTCGCCGTGATGAGCGTCTCGGCCCCGGGCCTGGTCCCGGCCCGGCTCGGCAATAGCGATGACCTCGAGATCGGCGACTTCGTGCTCGCCGTCGGCAGCCCCTTCGGCCTGAGCCATTCGGTGACCTTCGGCATCGTCAGCGCCAAAGGCCGGCGCGATCTCGAGCTCGGGAGCGATCAGGTCCAATTCCAGGACTTCATCCAGACCGATGCCGCTATCAATCCCGGCAACAGCGGAGGTCCGCTCATCAACCTGCGGGGCGAAGTCGTCGGCATCAACACCGCCATCGCCAGCAGTTCGGGGGGCAACGAAGGCATCGGCTTCAGCATTCCCATCAACATGGTGCAGCAGATCGCCACGCAGTTGATCGATCGCGGCAGCGTGATGCGGGCCTTCCTGGGGGTCCACCTCGATCGCAATTACGGACCGACGGCAGCGGCCAAGCTGGGCTTGCCACGACCGCGCGGCGCCCTGATCAACGGCATCACGCCGAACTCTCCCGCCGAAGCGGCCGATCTGCGCGTGGGAGACGTCATTCTGCGATTCAACGGCAAATGGATCGAAAGCGATTCCCACCTGATCAACCTGGTCAGCCTGACCGAAGTGAATCGCGATATCCCGGTACTGATCTTCCGCGACCGCCAGGAGAAAACCGTCACGGTGCGCGTGGGCGATCGCAGCCAGTTCGAAAAACGCAGCCAGGTGGTCCCCCCCGCCGAGGTGAACCAGGCTGAAACGCAGTTGAGCGACAACCAAGACGCCGAGGCCTGGGATGTCGATTCGCTGGGACTCACGGTGATCGGGCTCGACGCGGAGACCGCCAAGCGACTCCGCATCAATCATCGCCGGCATGGGCTCGTCGTCACGTGGGTCAATCCGCAAGGTCCCGCCGCGGGACAGATCAAGAGCGGCGAAATCATCGACCAGATCGGCCGGCAGCCGATTCGCGCCATCGGGGATCTCGAGGCTGCGCTGCGTTCCGCCGAAGTCGATCAACCCCTCGCCGTGCGTCTCTCGCCGAGTACCCCCAGCACCACCGGCTCGCGCACCGTCGTCGTGCAGCCGAATTTTTACCTGGGACAGTAG
- a CDS encoding TraR/DksA family transcriptional regulator has translation MARKDAILAMRQALITRRDALRKALAGDLSLLKELSSQSSGDVIDAALDSAQDEINSQLAEVESRELASIENALERMRVGQYGVCEGCGGKIPVARLNALPYATMCIECQREAERFGGHGAGDADWGRVLDNSGDADLSINDIELDVS, from the coding sequence ATGGCACGCAAAGACGCAATCTTGGCCATGCGCCAAGCGCTGATTACTCGACGAGACGCTCTCCGTAAGGCCCTGGCCGGCGATTTGAGTCTGCTCAAAGAGCTCAGCTCGCAATCGAGCGGCGACGTCATCGATGCCGCGCTCGATTCGGCCCAGGACGAAATCAACTCGCAACTGGCCGAAGTCGAAAGCCGCGAGCTCGCCAGCATCGAGAACGCCCTGGAACGCATGCGCGTTGGGCAGTACGGCGTGTGCGAAGGGTGCGGGGGTAAAATCCCGGTCGCCCGGCTCAACGCACTTCCCTACGCCACCATGTGCATTGAATGCCAGCGCGAGGCCGAACGCTTCGGCGGGCATGGTGCCGGCGATGCCGACTGGGGGCGTGTCCTCGACAACTCGGGCGACGCGGACCTGTCGATCAACGACATCGAGCTCGACGTCTCCTGA
- a CDS encoding Gfo/Idh/MocA family oxidoreductase: MKKVGVGLVGSGFVTSIHYESFEYVAAAEVLAVASPTLENVRAFAEKRGIPRWFVDYRQMLEMPEIEMVVFGIPNDFHCEAVLAAAAAGKHVVLEKPMAMNLAECDRMIEACRKANVKLMYAEELCFTPKYVRLKQLVESGALGKPHLLKQCEKHDGPHSSWFWDVNRSGGGVTFDMGCHAFEFFRWILSGPDCKNRPQATSVYAQMNTNVHGDKTRGDDDAIIIVEFEGGCVGLAEESWTKAGGMDDRAEVFGSGGVAYADLLRGNSIHTYSKAGYDYAVEKAGSTQGWSFTIYEEAWNYGFPQEMQHFTECVRDDKEPIVTGEDGRAVLEIVMAAYASAGQGRKIELPFKTDAQRPIDLWRPS, from the coding sequence ATGAAAAAGGTCGGCGTGGGTCTGGTCGGGAGCGGTTTCGTCACGAGCATCCACTACGAGTCGTTCGAGTACGTGGCCGCCGCCGAGGTGTTGGCGGTCGCCAGTCCCACGCTCGAGAACGTTCGTGCTTTTGCCGAGAAACGCGGTATCCCGCGCTGGTTCGTCGATTACCGCCAGATGCTCGAGATGCCCGAGATCGAGATGGTCGTCTTCGGCATTCCGAACGACTTTCACTGCGAGGCCGTGCTGGCCGCCGCGGCCGCGGGCAAGCACGTGGTGCTCGAGAAGCCGATGGCGATGAACCTGGCCGAGTGCGATCGCATGATCGAAGCGTGTCGCAAAGCCAACGTCAAGCTGATGTACGCCGAAGAGCTGTGCTTCACGCCCAAGTACGTGCGCCTCAAGCAACTGGTCGAGTCGGGGGCGCTCGGCAAGCCCCACCTGCTCAAACAGTGCGAAAAGCACGACGGCCCCCACTCTTCCTGGTTCTGGGACGTGAATCGTAGCGGCGGTGGCGTCACCTTCGACATGGGCTGCCACGCCTTCGAGTTCTTCCGCTGGATCCTCTCGGGGCCCGACTGCAAGAACCGTCCGCAGGCGACGAGCGTCTATGCCCAGATGAATACGAACGTGCATGGCGACAAGACGCGGGGAGACGACGATGCGATCATCATCGTCGAGTTCGAGGGGGGCTGCGTCGGACTGGCCGAGGAGAGCTGGACCAAGGCCGGCGGTATGGATGACCGCGCCGAGGTGTTCGGTTCCGGAGGCGTCGCCTATGCCGACCTGCTGCGCGGCAACTCGATTCACACCTATTCCAAAGCGGGTTACGACTACGCCGTCGAGAAAGCCGGCTCGACCCAGGGCTGGAGCTTTACGATCTATGAGGAGGCGTGGAACTACGGCTTCCCGCAGGAGATGCAGCACTTCACCGAGTGCGTGCGCGACGACAAGGAGCCGATCGTCACGGGCGAGGATGGCCGCGCCGTGCTCGAGATCGTCATGGCGGCCTACGCCTCGGCCGGCCAGGGACGCAAGATCGAGCTCCCCTTCAAGACCGACGCCCAGCGTCCGATCGATCTCTGGCGGCCGAGCTGA
- the lexA gene encoding transcriptional repressor LexA, whose amino-acid sequence MSQLDRLTNRQREVYEFIREKIRSRGYGPTVREIGTEFKISSPNGVMCHLKALEKKGLINREPNMSRAIMLATEPAEERGLPLAGRVAAGLLQEAIEQNERIDLDELFNPDRGDLFALRVDGDSMIDAQIADGDIVIIRKQGTAHRGQIVVAATDEHEATLKRWYPESNRIRLEPANSTMEPIYVKNAKVLGVLAGVVRQVD is encoded by the coding sequence ATGTCACAACTCGATCGTCTGACGAATCGTCAGCGCGAGGTTTACGAATTCATCCGCGAGAAGATCCGCAGTCGCGGGTATGGGCCGACGGTCCGCGAGATCGGCACCGAGTTTAAGATCAGCTCGCCCAACGGTGTCATGTGCCATCTGAAGGCCCTGGAGAAGAAGGGGCTGATCAATCGCGAGCCGAACATGTCGCGTGCGATCATGCTCGCCACCGAGCCAGCGGAAGAACGTGGCCTGCCCCTGGCTGGTCGCGTGGCGGCCGGCCTGCTTCAAGAGGCGATCGAGCAGAACGAGCGCATCGACCTCGACGAATTGTTCAATCCCGATCGAGGCGATTTGTTCGCCCTGCGAGTCGATGGCGATTCGATGATCGACGCGCAGATCGCCGATGGTGATATCGTCATCATTCGCAAGCAGGGGACGGCCCATCGCGGCCAGATCGTCGTGGCGGCGACCGATGAGCACGAGGCGACGCTCAAGCGCTGGTATCCGGAGTCGAATCGCATCCGGCTCGAACCGGCCAACTCGACCATGGAGCCGATCTACGTCAAGAACGCCAAAGTGTTGGGCGTGCTCGCCGGGGTCGTGCGACAAGTCGATTAG